A DNA window from Arachis hypogaea cultivar Tifrunner chromosome 18, arahy.Tifrunner.gnm2.J5K5, whole genome shotgun sequence contains the following coding sequences:
- the LOC112770434 gene encoding annexin D3-like, whose product MSSHLSTIILVSLLLSQLLHSPVVPSPTHLAAAATPSEEAMRCTITAPFSPMRRAALMLPTTDAFTAPSSSLRRAPCSRRRRTFFSHALRCLCSSCKRCCRCAPSSPLRDVAPSPRQRPYSATAPMLHLCPYLSYSYAAASCFHETATTKNTGIAIQQQQPSDGDLNSRRLEKMGERCEETKGDINALVLWVHEPEVRHAMLANKALKAMTNKIRELQVVVEIACGNKTVYVNGVREAYIDLYGCTIEEDILDCVYDMPLKKSLLALISSNRHSKETTKKEIAVEDASKIHEAIRKRRLDDDSFLWILSTRSISQLRETFATYQQLFHHSLEQDDLENLLIAAIRCTCNPEKHFAKVIRESMIGIGTDEESLNRAIVSRAEVDMLKIEIEYAAMFDSNLVKDVCGDTSGSYQNFLMTLMGKDPLE is encoded by the exons atgtcATCTCATTTATCCACCATAATCCTAGTCTCTCTCCTTTTATCGCAGCTGCTTCACTCCCCTGTTGTGCCGTCACCAACGCACCTCGCCGCTGCCGCCACACCGTCTGAAGAGGCAATGCGTTGTACCATCACTGCACCTTTTTCTCCCATGCGTCGTGCTGCCCTTATGCTCCCTACAACTGACGCtttcactgcaccttcttcttccctGCGTCGCGCCCCCTGCTCTCGACGCCGCCGCACCTTCTTCTCCCATGCGTTGCGTTGCCTCTGTTCTTCCTGCAAGCGATGCTGCCGCTGCGCGCCTTCTTCTCCCCTCCGTGACGTGGCACCATCGCCGAGACAGAGGCCTTATTCCGCCACTGCTCCAATGCTGCACCTCTGCCCTTACTTGAGTTATTCTTACGCTGCTGCGTCGTGTTTTCA CGAGACAGCAACTACGAAGAATACTGGAATCGCGATACAGCAGCAGCAACCTAGCGATGGAGATCTGAACAGTAGGCGGTTAGAGAAAATGGGAGAACGATGCGAAGAGACAAAAGGTGACAtc AATGCCCTAGTTCTCTGGGTTCATGAACCTGAAGTAAGGCATGCAATGTTGGCAAACAAAGCATTGAAGGCTATGACTAATAAGATTAGAGAACTACAAGTTGTGGTTGAAATAGCATGTGGTAATAAAACTGTGTATGTTAATGGTGTGAGAGAAGCTTATATTGATCTCTATGGTTGCACAATTGAGGAGGACATTCTAGATTGTGTTTATGATATGCCACTTAAAAAG AGTTTGCTAGCTCTAATAAGCTCAAACAGGCATTCAAAAGAGACAACAAAGAAGGAAATTGCAGTGGAAGATGCATCTAAAATACATGAAGCCATTAGGAAAAGGAGATTAGATGATGATAGCTTTCTTTGGATACTTTCCACCAGATCCATTTCACAGCTCCGGGAAACTTTTGCAACTTACCAACAACTCTTTCACCACTCATTGGAGCag GATGATTTAGAAAATCTGTTAATTGCAGCAATACGGTGCACATGCAATCCTGAAAAACATTTTGCAAAG GTTATAAGAGAATCTATGATTGGGATTGGAACCGATGAAGAATCGCTGAACAGAGCAATTGTGAGTAGAGCAGAAGTTGACAtgttgaaaatagaaattgaatatGCTGCCATGTTTGACTCCAACCTTGTAAAAGATGTCTGTGGAGATACCTCAGGAAGCTATCAAAATTTCTTGATGACTTTGATGGGGAAAGATCCTCTTGAATAA
- the LOC140181462 gene encoding glutathione S-transferase T3-like: MILKIGEDSIQHCHWEEDEMLISAWLNVSTDPVVGTDQKGETFWSRIHSYCVEFCSDMTRGVVACKKRWYKINKAVAQFAGCYDQASRNIRSGSNADDIKELAYKLYSTNYGKKFTFERHWNMLRLEQKWRSQLPTQSGGSKRTKVSATRAYSSSSNPKTPLADEPIVDSPVRPQGSKKSKRKGKEKA, translated from the coding sequence atgatattgaagatCGGAGAAGATAGTATTCAACACTGCCATTGGGAAGAGGATGAGATGTTGATCAGTGCGTGGTTAAATGTTTCAACTGACCCTGTAGTTGGTACCGATCAAAAGGGGGAAACATTTTGGAGTCGAATTCATAGCTACTGTGTAGAATTTTGTTCCGACATGACAAGGGGGGTAGTTGCATGTAAGAAACGATGGTATAAGATTAACAAGGCTGTTGCACAATTTGCTGGTTGCTACGATCAAGCTAGTCGAAACATAAGGAGTGGTTCAAACGCTGATGACATAAAGGAGTTGGCTTATAAACTTTATTCCACAAATTATGGTAAAAAATTTACTTTTGAGAGGCATTGGAACATGCTTCGGTTGGAGCAAAAATGGAGAAGCCAACTACCTACACAGAGTGGCGGCTCAAAGAGAACCAAGGTTAGTGCAACTAGAGCatactcatcctcatcaaacCCAAAAACACCGTTGGCTGACGAACCCATTGTGGACTCTCCCGTTCGCCCACAAGGATCGAAGAAGAGCAAGCGAAAAGGTAAGGAAAAAGCATAG
- the LOC112773125 gene encoding annexin D4 has protein sequence MELNQELEAVTQALSGHGVEESALVRILGKWDPLEREAFRKKTPNLFIEDKERHFQRWDDHYARLLKHEFVRFKNTVLLWSMHPWERDARLVKEAIKKGKTSYGVLVEIACTRSSEELLGARKAYHSLFDHSIEEDVASHIHGIERKLLVALVSAYRYEGPKIKNEHAKSEAKIIYDAIKNAHKKPINEDDEVIRILATRSKPHLKALYNHYKDISGKNLDEDLDDIRFKEAVQCLCTPQIYFCKVLDSALKIDVDKNTKKALGRVIVTRADIDIKEIMADYNNLYGVTLPHKIQETAKGNYKDFLLNLIARGSN, from the exons ATGGAACTCAATCAAGAGTTAGAAGCTGTCACCCAAGCACTCTCAG GGCATGGAGTGGAGGAGAGTGCATTGGTAAGAATATTGGGAAAATGGGATCCATTGGAGAGAGAAGCTTTCAGAAAGAAGACACCAAATTTGTTCATTGAGGATAAAGAACGCCATTTTCAGAGATGGGATGATCACTATGCTCGTCTTCTCAAGCATGAATTTGTCCGTTTTAAG AACACAGTTTTGTTGTGGTCCATGCATCCATGGGAGAGGGATGCCCGTTTAGTAAAAGAAGCAATAAAGAAGGGAAAAACATCATATGGAGTGTTGGTTGAGATAGCATGCACAAGGTCCTCTGAAGAGTTATTGGGAGCTAGAAAGGCATACCATTCTCTCTTTGATCACTCCATTGAAGAGGATGTTGCCTCTCACATTCATGGCATTGAACGCAAG CTCTTGGTAGCACTTGTAAGTGCTTATAGGTATGAAGGACCAAAGATTAAGAATGAGCATGCAAAATCAGAGGCAAAAATAATTTATGATGCGATTAAGAATGCTCATAAGAAACCTATCAATGAAGATGATGAAGTCATAAGGATATTAGCAACAAGAAGCAAGCCTCATCTCAAAGCACTATACAACCACTACAAAGATATTTCTGGCAAGAACCTTGATGAG GATCTTGATGACATAAGGTTCAAAGAGGCTGTGCAATGTCTTTGTACCCctcaaatatatttttgtaag GTTTTGGATTCAGCATTGAAAATTGATGTTGATAAGAACACTAAAAAAGCACTTGGTCGTGTGATTGTTACTCGAGCTGACATTGATATTAAAGAGATAATGGCCGATTACAATAACCTTTATGGAGTTACTTTACCACACAAAATACAAGAGACTGCTAAAGGGAACTATAAGGATTTCTTGCTAAACTTAATTGCAAGAggatctaattaa
- the LOC112770438 gene encoding uncharacterized protein: MGATPFHCSILEVWLPKHFDKPTDMKYNRTQDPQEHLMAFEARMNLEGVGDEVRCYAFPVTLAGPAIRWFNSLPQGSVARFLDISHAFLAQFTTRIVKAKHPINLLGVTQKSGEPTRKYLDWFNDECLEIDGLTDSVASLYLTNGLLNEDFRKHLTAKLVWTMQEIQCVAREYINDEEVSQVVAANKWQPSYNQARHHRNGERQKEHARDGGPSKTPRPFPRVGKFTNYTPSPHRSWKFTNK, from the coding sequence ATGGGCGCGACCCCATTTCATTGTTCCATCCTCGAAGTCTGGCTGCCAAAACActttgacaagccaacggacatgaagTACAATAGAACCCAAGACCCACAGGAGCACCTTatggccttcgaggccaggatgaacctggaggGAGTGGGGGATGAGGTAAGGTGCTACGCTTTCCCGGTCACCCTTGCGGGACCTGCAATACGGTGGTTTAATAGCCTCCCGCAGGGCTCGGTGGCCAGGTTTTTAGATATTAGCCACGCCTTCCTAGCCCAATTTACTACCAGAATAGTAAAGGCAAAGCACCCGATCAATCTGCTCGGAGTCACGCAGAAGTCCGGCGAACCGACCAGAAAATATCTAGACTGGTTCAACGACGAGTGCTTGGAGATCGACGGGCTAACTGACTCGGTTGCTAGCCTATACCTGACGAACGGACTCCTAAACGAAGACTTCAGAAAGCACCTCACCGCGAAGCTGGTatggacaatgcaggagatccaatGTGTAGCTAGGGAATACATCAATGATgaagaagtcagccaggtcgtGGCTGCCAACAAATGGCAGCCCTCTTACAATCAAGCCCGGCACCACAGGAATGGAGAAAGACAGAAGGAACACGCCAGAGACGGCGGTCCGAGCAAGACACCCAGGCCATTTCCTCGAGTCGGGAAGTTCACTAATTACACTCCCTCACCGCACCGGTCATGGAAGTTTACCAACAAATAG